Proteins found in one Mytilus edulis chromosome 2, xbMytEdul2.2, whole genome shotgun sequence genomic segment:
- the LOC139510434 gene encoding uncharacterized protein: protein MYDQPNEPCYNAMYDQPYNTYDTYNPHYYPPRRKRRRHRRRNRQRPYWDQIEAEYQPAPTPTYVSQPSREPVICYRCGQPGHYAFACRVRLDHTRKACNFQQMNTEAKMYQQRQLSGDTEGLLGSPNEVTVVINGLQAAALLDTGSTVSTVSQSFHRQYLADSPIQTLNQILNIECADGQNMPYLGYISADLQLPGTSTSADPQQCLLLVVPDSSYNQLVPLLLGTNVLTAAMTDVKQRYGSRFLQTADLHTPWYITFRCLLLRDKELQKRCNRLAIIKSAEGKTIRIPPNKDVVLQGYMDHELPYHPVCGLLQSTDRAAIPSDLDIAPSLVSYEYRNNSIIPVHISNVTTRTVTVSPNAILCELQPVSVTDIDIPDTYEQDAWNESTFPDTLSDDQLHKARELLHQFRDVFSTSDTDIGHITAVQHKIELIDETPFKQRHRRIPPALFDEVRTHLQQLLTAGIIRRSHSPWSSNVVLVRKKDNKLRMCVDYRQLNQLTIKDSYALPRSEEILDALGGNNYYTVMDMKSGYHQVEVEETHKARTAFTVGPLGFYEFNRLPFGLVNSPATYQRLMEQILGDLHLDICFIYLDDLIIFSETYEEHLERLQMVLQRLREHNLKLSPKKCAFFKDKVKYIGHIVSKDGISPDPDKLEKVINWPRPTTPEEVRRFLGFVGYYRKFVKDFSKIARPLTDLMPAPKKSSKRKLKKPTVTSWVWDKPQEDAFQKLKSQLAMPPVLGYPRYKEPFELHTDASMLGLGEIYCTNHKKERKEP from the coding sequence ATGTATGACCAACCGAATGAGCCATGTTACAACGCCATGTATGACCAACCCTACAACACTTACGACACTTATAATCCACATTACTATCCACCACGCAGAAAACGTCGTCGTCACCGAAGACGCAACAGACAACGTCCATACTGGGACCAGATAGAAGCTGAATACCAACCTGCTCCTACTCCGACTTATGTATCTCAACCATCCAGAGAACCTGTTATATGCTACAGATGTGGACAACCAGGCCACTATGCCTTTGCCTGCAGAGTTAGACTGGATCACACTAGAAAAGCTTGTAACTTTCAGCAGATGAACACTGAAGCTAAGATGTACCAACAACGACAGTTATCAGGTGATACAGAAGGATTACTTGGTAGCCCTAATGAAGTCACAGTAGTCATCAATGGACTTCAAGCAGCAGCACTACTAGATACTGGTTCTACAGTTAGTACAGTTAGCCAGTCATTCCATCGACAGTACCTTGCTGACAGTCCTATCCAGACACTCAACCAGATACTTAACATCGAGTGTGCAGATGGTCAGAACATGCCATACCTTGGTTACATCTCAGCAGATCTACAATTACCAGGTACATCTACATCAGCAGATCCTCAGCAATGTTTACTGTTAGTCGTTCCAGACAGTTCTTACAACCAGCTTGTACCACTTCTACTGGGAACCAATGTTTTGACAGCAGCTATGACTGATGTAAAGCAACGATATGGATCACGCTTTCTACAAACAGCAGATCTACATACACCTTGGTATATCACATTTAGATGTTTGCTTCTTAGAGATAAAGAACTACAGAAGAGATGCAACAGACTTGCCATCATTAAGAGTGCTGAAGGAAAGACAATCCGTATACCACCTAACAAAGATGTCGTTCTACAGGGTTACATGGACCATGAACTACCATACCATCCAGTTTGTGGACTCCTACAGTCAACTGATAGAGCAGCAATACCATCAGACTTAGATATAGCTCCATCATTAGTATCATATGAGTATAGAAACAACAGCATCATACCAGTACATATCAGTAATGTTACTACCAGAACAGTGACAGTTTCGCCAAATGCCATCCTTTGCGAACTTCAACCTGTTTCAGTCACCGACATTGATATACCAGATACCTATGAACAAGATGCATGGAATGAATCTACATTTCCAGACACACTTAGTGATGATCAACTACATAAAGCCAGAGAATTACTACATCAATTCAGAGACGTATTCAGCACATCAGATACTGATATAGGCCACATCACCGCCGTACAGCATAAGATAGAACTGATAGATGAAACACCATTCAAACAACGACACCGGCGTATTCCACCTGCCTTATTCGACGAAGTTAGAACACACCTTCAACAACTACTTACTGCTGGGATCATTCGTCGTTCACATTCGCCTTGGTCATCGAATGTTGTATTGGTTAGAAAGAAAGACAACAAGCTCAGAATGTGTGTAGACTATAGACAACTGAACCAGCTGACAATTAAAGATTCATATGCTCTTCCAAGAAGCGAAGAAATACTTGACGCCTTGGGAGGAAACAACTACTATACCGTCATGGACATGAAGAGTGGTTATCACCAAGTAGAGGTAGAAGAGACACACAAGGCTAGAACAGCATTTACAGTCGGCCCTCTTGGTTTCTATGAATTTAACAGACTTCCGTTTGGCCTCGTAAACAGTCCAGCAACTTACCAACGTCTCATGGAACAGATACTTGGAGATCTTCACCTAGATATATGCTTTATATACCTTGACGACTTGATCATCTTTTCAGAGACGTATGAAGAACATCTTGAAAGGTTACAGATGGTATTACAACGACTAAGAGAACACAACTTGAAACTTTCGCCCAAGAAATGTGCATTCTTCAAAGATAAAGTCAAGTACATCGGCCACATAGTCTCTAAAGATGGTATTTCACCTGATCCAGATAAATTAGAGAAAGTTATCAACTGGCCTCGACCAACAACGCCAGAAGAGGTACGTCGCTTCCTTGGTTTCGTCGGTTATTACCGGAAGTTTGTCAAAGATTTCTCCAAGATAGCAAGACCGCTCACAGACTTGATGCCTGCACCAAAGAAGTCTAGTAAGCGAAAACTTAAGAAGCCAACAGTAACATCATGGGTTTGGGACAAGCCACAAGAAGATGCCTTCCAGAAGCTCAAAAGTCAACTAGCGATGCCACCAGTTCTTGGTTATCCACGTTACAAGGAACCTTTTGAACTACATACAGACGCATCTATGCTTGGTCTTGGAGAAATATATTGTACCAATCACAAGAAGGAAAGAAAAGAGCCATAG